The Bos taurus isolate L1 Dominette 01449 registration number 42190680 breed Hereford unplaced genomic scaffold, ARS-UCD2.0 ScbfJmS_892_Leftover_ScbfJmS_927, whole genome shotgun sequence genome has a window encoding:
- the LOC522364 gene encoding melanoma-associated antigen B17-like, with protein sequence MSLSVLQVPSLPAFLPALPLAVADLLSPCLGGTRTSHVPPGNATRTRRDTQEAQASAAAAPKEERPSSPSSAPQGSPPSSPAGDHQELQGAMAPSSPDARPSCAASDEGVQGPKEESAGASQEAPATQSTHKDPLARKARILVEFLLEKYTKKEPITQNALMKIVSRKYRQHFSEILSTAREHMELVFGLEMKEVDRRGNIYTLISKVNLGGNNCPSDWGVASKSRLIMVLLGVIFMNGNCATENEIWEFLSMLGIYAGRSYWIFGEPRRLITKNLVQKEYLNYRRVPNSDPPRYEFLWGPRACAETS encoded by the coding sequence ATGTCCTTGTCTGTCCTCCAGGTGCCCTCCTTGCCTGCTTTCCTGCCCGCACTCCCACTTGCGGTCGCTGACCTGCTGTCACCATGCCTCGGAGGCACAAGAACAAGTCACGTGCCCCCGGGAAATGCCACCAGGACCAGGAGGGACACTCAGGAGGCCCAGGCCAGTGCTGCTGCAGCCCCAAAGGAGGAgcgcccctcctccccctcttctGCCCCTCAGGGTTCTCCCCCGAGCTCCCCTGCTGGCGATCACCAGGAGCTTCAGGGAGCCATGGCCCCTAGCTCTCCTGATGCACGGCCTTCATGTGCAGCATCTGATGAAGGTGTCCAAGGCCCCAAGGAAGAAAGTGCAGGTGCCTCCCAGGAAGCCCCTGCCACTCAGAGCACTCACAAAGATCCTCTGGCCAGGAAGGCCAGGATACTGGTGGAGTTCCTGCTGGAGAAGTACACCAAGAAGGAGCCCATCACGCAGAATGCCCTGATGAAAATCGTCAGCAGGAAGTACAGGCAGCACTTCTCTGAGATCCTCAGTACAGCCCGTGAGCACATGGAGCTGGTCTTTGGCCTGGAGATGAAGGAAGTCGACCGTAGAGGGAACATCTACACCCTCATCAGCAAGGTCAACCTCGGGGGAAACAATTGTCCAAGTGATTGGGGGGTGGCCTCCAAGTCTCGTCTCATCATGGTGCTCCTGGGGGTCATCTTCATGAATGGTAACTGTGCCACAGAGAATGAGATCTGGGAATTCCTCAGTATGTTGGGGATCTATGCTGGGAGGAGTTACTGGATCTTTGGGGAGCCTAGAAGGCTCATCACCAAAAATCTGGTGCAGAAGGAGTACCTGAACTACCGCCGGGTGCCCAATAGTGATCCTCCGCGCTACGAGTTCCTGTGGGGCCCGAGAGCTTGTGCTGAGACCAGTTAA
- the LOC531775 gene encoding melanoma-associated antigen B5, with protein sequence MPRSKKSKARGGDKCPQAQGKTQSCGGAQAIATAEEESTTSSLQCEDITQSLPGAESCSTSRERQRVPTITTTALFSYTRSCEAFNGQSKYRALAYEVPPFTETPGTDCLTRKPSLLEQFLLYKYNMKQLMMKEDILNIIHQSHHDRFAEILKRASERIELVFAVDLKEVDSVVPCYNLISKLKLPNNGRVRGGRGLPKTGLLMNLLGMIFLKGNCAAEEDIWKYLDTMRVYAGRKHFIFGEPRKLITKDLVRLKYLEYRQVANSDPPRYEFLWGPKAHLETSKMKVLEFLAKVNDAVPSDFPTYYEEALQDEEEKAQGMHAARPDTNVKVSIPPRDMLNIIIPPIRKYVKFLPPARKI encoded by the coding sequence ATGCCTCGAAGTAAGAAGAGTAAGGCCCGTGGTGGTGATAAATGTCCCCAAGCCCAAGGCAAGACCCAGAGTTGTGGTGGTGCTCAGGCCATAGCAACAGCAGAAGAGGAGTCCACTACCTCCTCTCTTCAGTGTGAAGATATTACCCAGAGTCTGCCTGGTGCTGAGTCATGTAGCACTTCTCGGGAGCGTCAGAGAGTACCGACCATCACCACTACTGCTCTCTTTTCTTACACTAGATCTTGTGAAGCATTCAATGGCCAATCCAAGTATAGGGCACTTGCCTATGAGGTCCCACCCTTCACTGAGACCCCAGGAACTGACTGTTTAACCAGGAAACCTAGCTTGTTGGAGCAGTTCCTTCTGTACAAGTATAACATGAAGCAGCTCATGATGAAGGAAGACATACTGAACATTATCCACCAAAGCCACCATGACCGATTTGCTGAGATTCTCAAGAGAGCCTCTGAACGCATTGAGCTAGTCTTTGCGGTAGATCTGAAGGAAGTTGATTCAGTCGTTCCCTGCTATAATCTGATCAGCAAATTGAAGCTCCCCAACAATGGGAGGGTGCGTGGTGGAAGAGGTttacccaagactggtctcctgaTGAATCTCCTGGGTATGATCTTCCTGAAGGGCAACTGTGCCGCTGAGGAAGACATCTGGAAATACCTGGATACAATGCGAGTATATGCTGGAAGAAAGCACTTTATCTTTGGAGAGCCCAGAAAGCTCATCACCAAAGATTTAGTGAGGCTGAAGTACCTGGAGTACCGCCAGGTTGCCAACAGTGATCCTCCACGTTATGAGTTTCTCTGGGGCCCCAAAGCACATCTTGAAACCAGCAAGATGAAAGTCCTGGAATTTTTGGCAAAGGTCAATGATGCTGTTCCCAGTGACTTCCCCACTTATTATGAAGAAGCTTTGCAAGATGAAGAAGAGAAAGCCCAAGGCATGCATGCAGCCAGGCCTGACACTAATGTCAAAGTCAGTATACCTCCCAGGGACATGCTCAATATTATCATCCCACCCATAAGGAAGTATGTGAAGTTTTTACCCCCAGCCAGGAAAATATAA